From a single Candidatus Defluviilinea gracilis genomic region:
- a CDS encoding nucleoside kinase — MKEFNLVSPRPEVEIHLPDGRVIAGPRGSNVGDFLSVVEHDSQLVGAVVNGNLRELSFPVGMDSRVSPVTMSTPDGTRIYRRSLTFLLEMVFADMYPLATLFIDHSVATGGFYCEVKGRDPLSVSELGVLKVLMQKFVKDDLPFLRKEVPLKEAMDYFLARGEEDKVQLLKYRKKAYLTLYSLNERMDYHHGYMVPSTGYLRWFDLVPAGDGFTLLYPSRHNPNELSPTSEYPKLLATFLQYGGWLEKLGISNVGALNHAIEAGHGDEIVMVSEAFHEQRLSQIAGQVAERIDRAHVILVSGPSSAGKTTFSRRLTVQLLALGISPFPLELDNYFLSRDQTPLGEDGKPDFEALEALDLALLADHLQKLIHGDEVQLPRYNFKTGQREAGEVIRLARGQPIILEGIHGLDPRLIPASLSGEAFRIYISALTQLNLDRHNRVSTTDTRLLRRTVRDARERGYTATQTISRWESVRRGEAKYIFPNQENADVMFNSALVYEMAAIKSLAEPLLRQVQFGTPEYIEAKRLLAFLEWFVPLDLNLVPETSIMREFLGGSILKDFTVWKNK, encoded by the coding sequence ATGAAAGAATTCAATCTTGTCTCTCCTAGACCTGAAGTCGAAATCCACCTCCCGGATGGGCGCGTGATCGCCGGTCCGCGCGGGAGCAACGTGGGAGATTTTCTGTCGGTGGTCGAACACGATTCACAGCTCGTTGGGGCGGTGGTCAACGGCAATCTGCGTGAATTAAGCTTCCCCGTCGGAATGGATTCGCGCGTCAGCCCGGTTACCATGTCTACGCCCGACGGGACGCGCATCTACCGGCGCTCCCTCACGTTTTTGCTGGAGATGGTGTTCGCGGATATGTATCCGCTGGCGACGTTGTTCATCGACCATTCGGTCGCCACAGGCGGATTTTACTGCGAAGTGAAGGGGCGCGATCCGCTGTCTGTTTCTGAATTGGGCGTGTTGAAGGTCTTGATGCAAAAGTTTGTCAAAGACGACCTGCCGTTTTTGCGAAAAGAAGTCCCGTTGAAAGAGGCGATGGATTATTTTCTGGCGCGCGGCGAGGAAGATAAAGTGCAATTGCTGAAATATCGCAAGAAAGCATATCTTACGCTCTATAGCCTCAACGAACGCATGGACTATCATCACGGCTATATGGTTCCGTCTACGGGATATTTGCGCTGGTTCGATCTCGTTCCCGCCGGCGATGGCTTTACCTTGCTGTATCCGAGTCGGCATAATCCTAATGAACTTTCGCCGACCTCCGAATACCCGAAATTACTGGCGACCTTTTTGCAATACGGCGGCTGGCTCGAAAAACTCGGCATCTCGAACGTTGGCGCGTTGAACCACGCGATCGAAGCGGGTCATGGCGATGAGATCGTGATGGTTTCGGAGGCGTTCCATGAACAGCGGCTTTCGCAAATTGCGGGTCAGGTTGCCGAACGGATCGACCGCGCGCATGTGATTCTGGTTTCGGGTCCCTCGTCCGCGGGCAAGACGACATTCTCGCGGCGGCTTACCGTGCAATTGCTGGCTCTCGGCATTTCGCCGTTCCCGCTCGAACTCGATAATTATTTTCTGTCGCGCGATCAAACCCCGCTCGGCGAAGACGGCAAGCCAGACTTTGAAGCCCTCGAAGCGCTCGACCTCGCGTTGCTTGCCGATCATTTGCAAAAATTAATTCATGGAGATGAAGTTCAACTTCCGCGTTATAACTTCAAGACCGGTCAACGCGAGGCAGGGGAGGTTATCCGACTCGCGCGCGGACAGCCGATCATCCTCGAGGGGATTCACGGACTCGACCCGCGACTCATCCCGGCGAGCCTCAGCGGCGAGGCGTTCCGCATCTACATCTCGGCTCTGACGCAATTGAACCTGGATCGCCATAACCGGGTCTCTACCACCGACACGCGCCTGCTGAGACGCACCGTGCGCGACGCGCGCGAACGCGGCTACACGGCAACGCAGACCATCTCGCGCTGGGAGTCGGTGCGGCGCGGCGAAGCGAAATATATCTTCCCCAATCAAGAAAATGCCGATGTGATGTTCAACTCCGCGCTGGTCTATGAAATGGCGGCGATCAAGTCTCTTGCCGAGCCGTTGCTCAGGCAGGTGCAATTCGGCACACCCGAATACATCGAAGCCAAACGCCTGCTTGCGTTCCTCGAATGGTTTGTGCCGCTCGATTTGAATCTCGTCCCTGAGACTTCGATCATGCGCGAGTTCCTCGGCGGTTCGATTCTGAAGGATTTTACGGTGTGGAAGAATAAGTAA
- a CDS encoding ZIP family metal transporter produces MPIFITQSLVAGIIASFTCGLGALPLAIKAFDLRKHTGLAYSAAGGLMFAASVYNLILPGLTISSGHIGLADALPMVFGIVLGALFLSQVDTYFSAERLEQGNWKRWGNKTQVLIFVAMAIHSIPEGVAVGVGYASSAVYENNLGNYIAVAIALHNIPEGLAVAIPMRAAGASIWKCFWAAFFTSLPQPIAAVPAAYVSWLFQPIMPVLMGFAAGAMIFLVILELIPEALHASTPIKVAWAFIIGFCVMILVQVLL; encoded by the coding sequence ATGCCGATTTTCATTACGCAAAGCTTGGTCGCCGGTATCATTGCCAGTTTCACCTGCGGGCTGGGCGCGCTGCCGCTGGCGATCAAAGCCTTCGATCTTCGCAAGCATACGGGTCTCGCTTACTCTGCGGCGGGCGGACTCATGTTCGCCGCTTCGGTCTACAATTTGATCTTGCCAGGGCTGACCATCTCCTCCGGTCACATCGGACTTGCCGACGCTTTGCCGATGGTGTTCGGGATCGTTCTCGGCGCATTGTTCCTTTCGCAAGTGGATACCTATTTTTCAGCGGAGCGACTTGAGCAAGGAAATTGGAAACGCTGGGGCAACAAAACTCAGGTGCTGATCTTCGTGGCGATGGCGATCCATAGCATTCCCGAAGGCGTAGCGGTGGGAGTCGGGTACGCCTCCTCGGCGGTGTACGAAAACAACCTCGGCAATTACATTGCGGTCGCCATCGCGCTCCACAACATTCCCGAAGGGCTGGCGGTCGCCATTCCCATGCGCGCGGCAGGCGCGTCGATCTGGAAATGTTTTTGGGCGGCGTTCTTCACCAGCCTGCCCCAGCCGATTGCCGCGGTCCCTGCCGCGTATGTTTCGTGGTTATTTCAACCCATCATGCCCGTTCTGATGGGGTTCGCCGCTGGCGCGATGATCTTCCTCGTCATCCTTGAACTGATCCCCGAGGCGTTACATGCCTCCACGCCGATCAAAGTGGCTTGGGCGTTCATCATCGGGTTCTGCGTGATGATCCTGGTGCAAGTGTTGCTCTAA
- a CDS encoding glycosyltransferase family 2 protein yields MPTKKRRFKVDLVIPVYNEAGVIEKIHARICGVVDALPHDFRFLYVDDGSDDGTAESLQSLKQADRRVTVFTLSRNFGHQAALTAGLDRSSGDIVISMDGDGQHPPELIAEMIELIGHGYDIVQGQRAAETQPTVFKKWTSDAFYRFINTISGTHMIAGAADFRAMTRQAVDALKAMPEFHRFLRGMITWMGYKSVILPYRQPPRVAGHSKYSLGKMFRLASDAIFSFSLIPLYIGLSSGLVFFALAAVQLSWVVWLSVTKNTEQVIAPGWSSLMAVLLIASGIIMILLGFIGVYVGYIFQEVKRRPVYLLKKEE; encoded by the coding sequence ATGCCTACGAAAAAACGCAGATTCAAAGTCGACCTCGTCATCCCGGTCTACAACGAAGCGGGGGTGATCGAGAAAATCCACGCGCGGATTTGCGGCGTGGTGGACGCGCTTCCGCACGACTTTCGCTTCCTCTACGTGGACGACGGCTCAGACGACGGGACGGCCGAGTCGCTCCAGTCGTTGAAGCAGGCTGACCGGCGCGTGACCGTGTTCACGTTGAGTCGCAACTTCGGTCACCAGGCGGCGCTCACCGCCGGACTCGATCGCTCGAGTGGCGATATCGTCATCAGTATGGACGGCGATGGCCAGCATCCGCCGGAGTTGATCGCTGAAATGATTGAGTTGATCGGGCATGGTTACGACATTGTGCAGGGGCAACGCGCCGCGGAAACACAGCCCACGGTTTTCAAAAAATGGACATCGGATGCCTTCTACCGCTTCATCAACACCATCAGCGGCACGCACATGATTGCCGGCGCGGCGGACTTCCGCGCAATGACGCGCCAGGCGGTAGACGCGCTCAAAGCCATGCCCGAGTTTCACCGTTTTCTGCGCGGCATGATCACGTGGATGGGATACAAGAGCGTCATTCTGCCGTATCGCCAGCCGCCGCGTGTGGCAGGGCATTCGAAATATTCGTTGGGAAAAATGTTTCGGCTCGCATCCGACGCGATCTTTTCTTTTTCGTTGATCCCGTTATATATTGGGTTGAGTTCGGGGTTGGTGTTCTTTGCGTTGGCGGCTGTGCAGTTGAGTTGGGTGGTTTGGCTGTCGGTCACAAAGAACACCGAGCAGGTGATTGCCCCAGGTTGGAGTTCGCTGATGGCGGTCCTGCTCATCGCCAGCGGAATCATCATGATCTTGTTAGGCTTTATTGGCGTTTATGTCGGGTATATTTTTCAGGAAGTGAAACGCAGACCCGTCTATTTATTGAAGAAAGAGGAGTAA
- a CDS encoding ketopantoate reductase family protein, whose protein sequence is MKVLVFGAGAIGAYVGGSLALAGSQLVFLERGAKVDELRARGLRLDLTLDERRKTKDAFRLDSSSVVFVSSMEDALRYGPFDLILFALKSYDTPAALETLKPYADKMPPVLCLSNGISNEQLIAEVVGKDKVIPGTVTTAVGKRGPGDIVLEKLRGIGIAKGHPLVPGLLVAFDNALLNPRLFADAASMKWSKLLTNLIANPTSAILDMTAAEILANRKLYKLEVAMLSECLAVMQAQGIAVIDLPGTPVRALAFATKLPLWLSKPFLSRAAGAGRGNKMPSFHIDLRSGRGKSEVDYLHGEVVRAGAQFNAPTPVNKMLTETLLALVRKEIPLDEFEKKPEKLWLKVESAVLSLPKGQRSS, encoded by the coding sequence ATGAAAGTCCTTGTCTTTGGCGCGGGCGCCATCGGCGCTTACGTCGGCGGGAGCCTCGCGCTCGCGGGCAGTCAACTTGTGTTTCTCGAACGCGGCGCGAAAGTGGATGAACTCCGCGCGCGCGGTTTGAGGCTCGATCTCACTCTCGATGAAAGAAGAAAGACGAAAGATGCTTTTCGGCTGGACTCCTCGTCTGTTGTCTTCGTCTCTTCGATGGAAGATGCGCTTCGTTACGGACCCTTCGACCTGATCCTGTTTGCGTTGAAATCGTACGACACCCCAGCCGCTCTCGAAACCCTCAAGCCTTACGCGGATAAAATGCCGCCGGTGCTGTGTCTCTCCAACGGCATTTCAAACGAACAATTGATCGCGGAAGTTGTCGGCAAAGATAAAGTCATCCCCGGCACGGTGACCACCGCCGTCGGCAAACGCGGACCGGGCGATATTGTCCTTGAAAAATTGCGCGGCATCGGCATTGCCAAGGGACATCCTCTTGTGCCGGGTCTGCTGGTCGCGTTCGATAATGCCCTGCTCAACCCGCGCTTGTTCGCTGACGCGGCTTCGATGAAATGGTCGAAGCTGTTGACGAACCTGATCGCCAACCCCACCTCCGCCATCCTCGATATGACCGCCGCCGAGATCCTTGCGAATAGAAAATTATATAAATTGGAAGTGGCAATGCTGAGCGAATGCCTCGCGGTGATGCAGGCGCAAGGCATTGCAGTGATTGACCTGCCTGGCACGCCCGTCCGCGCGTTGGCGTTTGCGACGAAATTGCCGTTGTGGTTATCCAAGCCGTTCCTCAGCCGGGCGGCTGGCGCGGGGCGTGGAAACAAAATGCCGTCCTTTCACATTGACTTGCGCTCGGGTCGCGGCAAAAGCGAAGTGGATTATCTGCACGGCGAGGTCGTCCGCGCGGGCGCACAATTCAACGCGCCGACGCCTGTGAATAAAATGTTGACAGAAACATTGCTCGCATTGGTCCGCAAAGAAATTCCGTTGGATGAGTTTGAAAAGAAGCCTGAGAAATTATGGTTGAAAGTTGAAAGCGCTGTCCTGAGCCTGCCGAAGGGTCAAAGGTCGAGTTGA
- a CDS encoding SH3 domain-containing protein, producing MIRNVHYKYFWLSSLLIIAVLLSSCSIGASPEGQATQTSPLTPTEEAVSTPTPEHDHGETVADSNVLYHDDFTNPATGWPEEKFDNFFIGYHEPEYYHVEISSPNYKTTVFEPGKQSYGDVSIEVKAFAAASKTAETGDFNFGVVFRRSGDQYYAFAISQRAKKWYVLKSSPTALTVLAEGTDEGIHDPDAEDVLRVDAQGASFKFSINDKVVGQVTDSDYASGEVGFFVQSLDVTAVHIHFDELTVRKFAGPASPDSTAALYHDDFTNPATGWPEEKFDNFFIGYHEPEYYHVEISSPNYKTTVFEPGKQSYGDVSIEVKAFAAASKTAETGDFNFGPVFRRSGDQYYAFVISQRAKKWYVLKSTPSALTVLAEGTDDGIHDPDVEDVLRVDAQGASFTFSINDKVVGQVTDADYASGEVGFFVQSLDVTAVHIHFDELTVKPLVLVVICDVRAQTLRVRSGPGTDYSSSVYLKSGETVQPIGRSEDGDWLLIAVDADNNKSWVFSSPQYLTCNESLDGLPIVSP from the coding sequence ATGATAAGAAATGTACACTACAAGTATTTCTGGCTTTCATCGCTCTTGATCATCGCAGTATTGTTATCAAGTTGTTCGATAGGAGCGTCCCCTGAGGGACAAGCCACGCAAACATCCCCACTGACTCCAACAGAAGAGGCTGTAAGCACGCCTACACCTGAGCATGATCACGGCGAGACGGTGGCTGATAGTAATGTCCTGTATCACGATGACTTTACGAATCCTGCCACGGGTTGGCCCGAAGAGAAGTTCGACAATTTTTTCATTGGGTACCACGAGCCGGAGTATTACCACGTCGAAATTTCGAGTCCAAACTACAAGACGACCGTATTTGAACCCGGCAAGCAAAGTTATGGCGACGTCAGCATAGAGGTTAAAGCGTTTGCCGCGGCGAGCAAGACGGCTGAAACTGGTGACTTCAATTTTGGCGTGGTGTTCCGCCGTTCGGGGGATCAGTATTATGCTTTCGCGATCTCACAACGCGCGAAGAAGTGGTATGTTCTCAAGAGTTCGCCAACCGCTTTGACGGTGTTGGCGGAGGGGACCGATGAAGGCATACACGACCCCGATGCGGAGGATGTGTTGCGCGTGGACGCGCAGGGAGCGAGCTTCAAGTTCAGCATCAACGACAAGGTTGTCGGTCAGGTGACCGATTCGGATTATGCGAGCGGCGAGGTCGGGTTCTTCGTTCAATCGTTGGATGTGACTGCCGTTCATATCCACTTCGATGAGTTGACGGTTCGCAAATTTGCCGGCCCCGCCTCCCCAGATTCTACAGCGGCACTTTATCACGATGACTTTACGAATCCTGCCACGGGTTGGCCCGAGGAGAAGTTCGACAATTTTTTCATCGGGTATCACGAGCCAGAGTATTATCACGTTGAAATATCAAGTCCAAACTATAAGACGACCGTATTTGAACCCGGCAAGCAAAGTTATGGCGACGTCAGCATAGAGGTTAAAGCGTTTGCCGCGGCGAGCAAGACGGCTGAAACTGGTGACTTTAATTTCGGTCCGGTGTTCCGTCGCTCGGGGGATCAGTATTATGCTTTCGTGATCTCACAACGCGCGAAGAAGTGGTATGTTCTCAAAAGCACGCCATCCGCATTGACGGTGTTGGCGGAGGGGACAGACGATGGCATTCACGATCCGGACGTGGAGGATGTATTGCGAGTGGACGCGCAGGGAGCGAGCTTCACGTTCAGCATCAACGACAAGGTTGTCGGCCAGGTGACCGATGCGGATTATGCGAGCGGCGAGGTCGGGTTCTTCGTCCAATCGTTGGATGTGACTGCCGTGCATATCCACTTCGATGAGTTGACGGTCAAGCCGCTTGTCTTGGTGGTCATTTGCGACGTCAGAGCGCAGACATTACGCGTGCGAAGCGGACCCGGAACCGATTATTCCTCCTCGGTCTATTTGAAGTCAGGGGAAACAGTTCAACCCATCGGTCGTTCGGAGGATGGAGATTGGCTCTTGATCGCTGTGGATGCCGACAATAACAAAAGCTGGGTTTTCAGTTCACCACAATATTTGACGTGTAACGAGTCCTTGGATGGGCTTCCCATTGTATCTCCATGA
- a CDS encoding histidine phosphatase family protein, with the protein MSSTPKPVYQFVFLRHGESTGNAESRWQGQSDYPLTERGRAQAFALANRWKVEGAKFDLAISSTLQRAKETAEIVTSVLDVKLELDEIWLERDIGEMEGLTSAEVQLRPKPSYVTPYDSIGGDGEGDWALFLRAGQALHGLLQRPAGSYLIVSHGGLLNQLMHAIVGVAHHADPSGVRFRFENTAFARVIYQPHLHRWAIDALNDRAHAQTLK; encoded by the coding sequence TTGAGTTCAACCCCAAAACCGGTCTATCAATTTGTATTCTTGCGTCACGGCGAATCGACCGGCAACGCCGAGTCGCGTTGGCAGGGGCAGTCTGATTACCCGCTCACCGAACGCGGGCGCGCGCAGGCGTTCGCATTGGCGAATCGCTGGAAGGTGGAAGGCGCAAAGTTCGACCTCGCCATTTCGAGCACGTTACAGCGGGCAAAGGAAACCGCTGAGATCGTGACCTCCGTGTTGGACGTCAAACTCGAACTCGACGAGATCTGGCTCGAACGCGATATTGGCGAGATGGAAGGGTTAACCTCTGCCGAAGTCCAATTACGACCGAAGCCATCCTACGTGACGCCGTACGATTCGATCGGCGGCGACGGCGAAGGCGATTGGGCATTGTTCCTGCGCGCGGGGCAGGCATTGCATGGCTTGTTACAGCGGCCTGCGGGAAGTTATCTCATCGTGTCGCACGGTGGACTGTTGAATCAACTTATGCACGCCATCGTCGGCGTGGCGCATCATGCCGACCCTTCGGGCGTGCGCTTCCGCTTCGAGAACACAGCCTTCGCGCGCGTGATCTATCAACCTCATTTGCATCGCTGGGCGATCGACGCGCTCAACGATCGCGCCCACGCGCAGACTTTGAAATAG
- a CDS encoding tRNA-binding protein, protein METITWDEFAKVELRVGRVISAKPFPQARKPAYILEVDFGAGLGIKKSSAQITHLYKPEELVGKLVVAVVNFPKKQIGPFMSECLVTGFHNENGEVALCVPDKSVPLGSKLL, encoded by the coding sequence ATGGAAACAATAACCTGGGACGAATTCGCCAAAGTCGAACTGCGCGTGGGACGGGTGATCTCTGCCAAGCCTTTCCCCCAAGCGCGGAAGCCCGCCTACATCCTTGAAGTGGATTTTGGCGCGGGACTTGGAATCAAGAAATCGAGCGCGCAGATCACGCATTTGTACAAGCCAGAAGAACTGGTTGGGAAATTAGTTGTTGCGGTGGTGAACTTCCCCAAGAAACAAATTGGTCCGTTTATGTCGGAATGTTTGGTGACAGGCTTCCACAACGAAAACGGCGAAGTCGCTTTGTGCGTGCCTGACAAGTCCGTGCCGTTGGGGAGTAAGTTGTTGTGA
- a CDS encoding acyltransferase: MLTKDRIYFPNLNGLRFIAALLVIVHHIEQIKDIYGLPNNFSSTFIQIIGELGVILFFVLSGFLITYLLLEEENRTQTIAIKNFYLRRILRIWPLYFLIVALAFAVLPNLPLFVLPGYDRATIYENLPLKLLLYIFFLPNLVPAVLGVVPYASLAWSIGTEEQFYLLWAPLLKFIKRYRIALMLLIVFGYLLFARALYSDRTNFLVYKYEINAFWQSFNIPSMAIGGFFALLLHSNHRALKIFLNNYLFYFALVFTSIMLYRGVYFPHITVNDLPFPYLYKEFYSVWFGILILNFAANKNIFISLEQKPIRYLGKISYGLYMYHPIAIVLALHTTGWLGAPSDAFLYPLTLALTVLLAGVSYKYYESYFLNFKSSYTSIKSGDVNT; the protein is encoded by the coding sequence TTGCTAACCAAAGACCGAATTTACTTCCCCAACCTCAACGGCTTGCGATTTATCGCCGCGCTGCTCGTCATTGTGCATCACATCGAGCAGATCAAAGACATTTATGGATTGCCGAATAATTTCTCCTCGACGTTCATTCAGATCATCGGCGAACTCGGCGTCATCCTCTTCTTCGTGCTGAGCGGATTCCTCATCACGTATCTCTTACTCGAAGAGGAAAACAGAACGCAGACAATCGCTATAAAAAATTTTTATTTGCGAAGAATTTTGCGCATCTGGCCTCTCTATTTTCTGATCGTTGCCCTCGCGTTTGCAGTCCTCCCCAACCTGCCCCTTTTCGTCCTCCCTGGGTATGACCGCGCGACGATCTACGAAAACCTGCCTCTGAAATTATTGTTGTACATATTTTTTCTACCCAACCTTGTCCCAGCCGTTCTCGGCGTGGTGCCGTATGCGTCACTGGCTTGGTCCATCGGCACGGAGGAACAGTTTTATCTCCTTTGGGCTCCCCTGCTGAAATTCATCAAGCGCTACAGGATCGCGTTGATGCTCCTCATCGTGTTCGGATATTTACTCTTCGCCCGCGCCTTGTATTCAGACCGCACGAATTTTCTCGTCTACAAATACGAGATCAACGCCTTCTGGCAATCATTCAACATCCCCAGCATGGCGATCGGCGGATTCTTCGCGCTCCTGCTTCACTCGAATCATCGCGCGCTGAAAATTTTTCTCAACAACTATTTGTTTTATTTCGCGCTTGTCTTCACGTCCATCATGTTGTATCGCGGCGTGTATTTTCCGCATATCACGGTCAACGATCTTCCCTTCCCCTATCTCTACAAGGAATTTTATTCGGTCTGGTTCGGCATCCTCATTTTGAATTTCGCCGCGAACAAAAACATTTTTATTTCTTTGGAACAAAAACCGATTCGCTATCTTGGCAAAATATCGTACGGACTCTACATGTACCATCCCATCGCCATCGTCCTCGCGCTTCATACGACGGGCTGGCTGGGCGCGCCTTCGGACGCCTTTCTCTACCCCCTCACCCTCGCGTTGACGGTTCTCCTCGCAGGCGTGTCGTATAAATATTATGAGTCGTATTTCCTGAATTTCAAATCCAGTTACACCAGCATCAAAAGCGGAGATGTGAACACGTAG
- a CDS encoding cation transporter, translating to MQNRASLTRFAWLSIGAALATIALKTAAYFLTGSVGLLSDAIESLVNLVGAGMALGMLTIAARPADESHVYGHSKAEYFASATEGLLILGASAGIVSAAVPRLMNPQPLEQLGLGLGVSVLASVINFLVARRLTVEGKRRKSITLEADAQHLMTDVWTSAGIIAAVAIVALTGWTILDPLIAILVALNIIWTGYQLMSRSVAGLMDASLPLREIKLIEDVMEKYRVRRVTFHALLTRQAAARQFVSVHMLVPGEWTVHDAHHIAEDFEADIRVALGGAVTVFTHLEPVEDELSMEDMNLDR from the coding sequence ATGCAAAACCGCGCATCGTTGACGCGGTTTGCGTGGTTATCCATCGGCGCGGCGCTAGCGACCATCGCGTTGAAAACCGCCGCGTATTTTCTGACAGGTTCGGTGGGTCTGCTTTCGGATGCCATCGAGTCGTTGGTGAATCTCGTCGGCGCGGGGATGGCGCTGGGCATGTTGACCATCGCCGCGCGCCCGGCGGACGAGAGTCACGTGTATGGTCACAGCAAAGCGGAATATTTCGCCAGCGCGACAGAGGGCTTGCTCATCCTCGGCGCGTCGGCGGGGATCGTCAGCGCGGCGGTTCCGCGGTTGATGAATCCGCAACCGTTGGAACAGTTGGGGCTGGGGTTGGGCGTATCCGTTTTGGCGTCGGTGATCAACTTCCTAGTGGCGCGCAGGTTGACCGTCGAGGGGAAGCGGCGCAAGTCCATCACCCTTGAAGCCGACGCGCAGCATCTGATGACCGACGTGTGGACGTCTGCGGGAATCATCGCAGCGGTGGCAATTGTCGCGCTCACAGGCTGGACGATCCTCGATCCGCTCATCGCTATCCTTGTCGCGTTGAATATCATTTGGACGGGGTATCAACTCATGAGCCGCTCGGTCGCCGGGTTGATGGACGCGTCTCTGCCACTGAGGGAAATTAAACTGATCGAAGATGTGATGGAAAAATATCGCGTTAGGCGCGTGACCTTTCACGCCTTGCTCACGCGACAAGCCGCCGCGCGACAATTCGTGTCGGTACATATGCTCGTGCCGGGCGAGTGGACGGTGCACGACGCGCATCACATCGCCGAGGATTTCGAAGCGGATATTCGCGTCGCACTCGGCGGCGCGGTGACGGTCTTCACGCATCTCGAACCTGTGGAAGACGAACTCTCGATGGAAGATATGAATCTGGATCGTTGA
- a CDS encoding CbrC family protein produces MSDFLFRYHHSPHDFSCYSKELRTCDLCGNLSSGYQGGVFYGDIDIEFVCETCLINGKLAEKQVFTNSGNLHELKIQIREKQPNLSILEVERLAQAKDDELIHRTPTVITWQDFHWPIHCADYCCFIKEAGKPDILEIAPKGRTHLLFHPRDERFSSDDEEFWQWFDNIRPDSPDDKSVSYSIGVYLFQCLNCQEYLALWDCD; encoded by the coding sequence ATGAGTGATTTCTTGTTTCGCTACCATCATAGTCCCCACGATTTTTCCTGCTACTCAAAGGAGTTGCGGACGTGTGATCTTTGCGGCAATCTATCCTCTGGTTACCAAGGCGGCGTATTTTACGGAGACATTGACATCGAATTCGTCTGTGAAACATGCCTTATTAACGGCAAGTTGGCTGAGAAACAAGTATTTACTAATTCAGGCAATTTGCATGAACTAAAAATACAGATTCGAGAGAAACAACCAAACTTAAGTATTCTAGAAGTTGAACGCTTAGCGCAGGCTAAAGATGATGAATTAATCCATCGCACACCGACTGTAATAACATGGCAAGATTTTCATTGGCCCATACATTGTGCCGATTATTGTTGTTTTATTAAAGAGGCAGGAAAACCCGATATATTGGAAATTGCCCCTAAGGGCAGAACGCACTTGCTTTTCCATCCGAGAGACGAAAGATTCTCTAGCGATGATGAAGAATTCTGGCAGTGGTTTGATAATATCCGACCCGATTCACCCGATGATAAATCAGTTTCCTATTCAATCGGTGTCTATCTCTTTCAATGTTTGAATTGTCAAGAGTATCTGGCTTTATGGGATTGCGATTAA
- a CDS encoding DUF2214 family protein: protein MTSALMAFLHHLFAFTLVACVVYEFIAYRKGLALEETRLIQRVDLFYGISAGLLLIVGLLRVFFFEKGAAFYSQSPFFWVKMGAFLIVGLLSIDPTIRYIRWNKAINENKMPEISDQEFKRTRMILWVEVIGLAIILLAAAFMARGIGLN, encoded by the coding sequence ATGACCTCTGCACTCATGGCATTTCTACATCACCTGTTTGCGTTCACGCTGGTGGCGTGTGTGGTGTACGAATTCATCGCCTATCGCAAAGGACTCGCTCTTGAAGAAACGCGCCTCATCCAGCGCGTGGATTTGTTCTACGGGATTTCAGCGGGGCTTTTGTTGATCGTCGGCTTGTTGCGCGTGTTCTTCTTTGAGAAAGGCGCGGCGTTTTACAGCCAGAGTCCATTCTTTTGGGTGAAGATGGGCGCGTTCCTCATCGTTGGTTTGCTGTCCATTGACCCGACGATCCGTTACATCCGTTGGAATAAAGCAATCAACGAGAACAAAATGCCAGAGATCAGCGACCAAGAATTCAAGCGGACACGCATGATCCTTTGGGTGGAAGTGATCGGGCTTGCCATCATCTTACTCGCGGCGGCGTTCATGGCGCGCGGCATCGGATTGAATTAG